A region from the Lolium perenne isolate Kyuss_39 chromosome 4, Kyuss_2.0, whole genome shotgun sequence genome encodes:
- the LOC139839226 gene encoding uncharacterized protein, translating into MNEIVSLSQSAFSKSRTIHDNFMYVRNTARQHHRNKTSALLIKLVIAKAVDTVRWDYMLDLMQCLDFAQRSRALMMTLFPMASSHVILNRIPGKDILHGRDLRQG; encoded by the coding sequence ATGAACGAGATTGTGTCTCTCAGCCAGAGTGCTTTCAGCAAGTCCAGAACAATCCATGACAATTTCATGTACGTCAGAAACACTGCCCGCCAACACCATCGCAACAAAACCTCGGCCCTCCTCATCAAGCTTGTCATCGCCAAGGCTGTTGACACCGTTCGATGGGATTACATGTTGGACCTCATGCAATGCCTTGACTTCGCCCAAAGGTCACGTGCTCTAATGATGACCCTCTTCCCCATGGCTTCCTCCCACGTCATCCTCAACAGGATCCCCGGGAAGGACATCCTCCACGGGCGCGACCTCCGACAAGGGTGA